The proteins below are encoded in one region of Methanosarcina barkeri 3:
- a CDS encoding glutaredoxin family protein, with amino-acid sequence MDVSTLDKEKGNHISGIDRGKVVMYGLSTCVWCKKTKKLLTDLGVDFDFIYVDKLEGEEENQAVDEVRRFNPSTSFPTTVINGEKAIVGFKEREIREALGF; translated from the coding sequence ATGGATGTATCTACTCTGGATAAGGAGAAAGGAAATCACATTTCCGGAATTGACAGGGGTAAGGTTGTAATGTATGGCCTTAGTACCTGTGTATGGTGTAAAAAAACAAAGAAGCTGCTTACAGATCTTGGTGTAGATTTCGATTTTATATACGTGGATAAGCTTGAAGGCGAAGAAGAAAACCAGGCTGTTGACGAAGTAAGACGCTTCAACCCTTCAACCTCTTTCCCGACAACTGTCATAAATGGGGAAAAAGCGATTGTAGGTTTTAAAGAAAGGGAAATACGTGAAGCTCTGGGGTTTTAA
- a CDS encoding ferredoxin-thioredoxin reductase catalytic domain-containing protein yields MDKVYRRLNDQVEKSGYHLNPDVEFTKDLVRGLLANEQRYGYWSCPCRLSANNLEEDLDIVCPCYYRDPDLNDYGACYCALYVSDEVIRGERRVESIPERRPPKVQRDAERAEEKKRAEMMESMEFTEKLSKPVWRCKVCGYLCAMDEPPGVCPICKARKERFERFM; encoded by the coding sequence GTGGACAAAGTATACAGGCGTTTGAACGACCAGGTCGAAAAGTCGGGGTATCACCTCAATCCCGATGTTGAGTTCACAAAGGATCTTGTGCGCGGGCTGCTCGCAAATGAGCAGCGATATGGTTACTGGTCCTGTCCATGCCGACTTTCTGCCAACAATCTTGAAGAAGATCTGGATATTGTCTGTCCTTGCTATTATAGAGACCCAGATCTGAATGATTATGGAGCCTGTTACTGTGCGCTTTATGTTTCGGATGAGGTTATTCGGGGGGAAAGGAGAGTAGAATCGATTCCTGAAAGGCGTCCTCCTAAAGTACAGAGGGACGCCGAAAGAGCTGAAGAAAAGAAAAGAGCCGAGATGATGGAGAGTATGGAGTTTACAGAGAAACTTTCAAAGCCGGTGTGGAGATGTAAGGTTTGCGGATATCTCTGTGCCATGGACGAACCGCCTGGAGTTTGTCCGATCTGTAAAGCGAGAAAGGAAAGGTTTGAACGTTTTATGTAA